One window of Streptomyces sp. SUK 48 genomic DNA carries:
- a CDS encoding VOC family protein: MLVIDREEFSVRIRPPVHLAIPVDDLSAARAFYGTLLGLREGRSSDHWVDWNMYGHQLVTHLAPGPVRSAGSSEVDRHDVPIPHFGLLLPAEAFHELAGRVRAGDVPFLIEPCLRFSGQPGEQWTMFFRDPAGNALEFKSFRDESQVFAR, from the coding sequence ATGCTCGTCATCGATCGCGAGGAGTTCTCCGTGCGCATTCGGCCGCCCGTTCATCTGGCGATTCCCGTCGACGACCTGTCCGCGGCGCGCGCTTTCTACGGCACCCTGCTCGGCCTCCGGGAAGGCCGGTCCAGTGATCATTGGGTCGACTGGAATATGTACGGTCACCAGCTGGTGACCCATCTGGCTCCCGGCCCGGTCCGGTCGGCCGGGAGCAGTGAGGTCGACAGACACGACGTCCCCATCCCGCACTTCGGGCTCCTGCTGCCCGCGGAGGCGTTCCACGAGCTCGCCGGGCGGGTGCGGGCCGGCGACGTGCCGTTCCTGATCGAGCCCTGCCTGCGGTTCAGCGGGCAGCCGGGCGAGCAGTGGACGATGTTCTTCCGCGATCCCGCCGGCAACGCGCTCGAGTTCAAGTCCTTCCGCGACGAGTCGCAGGTGTTCGCCCGATGA
- a CDS encoding SDR family oxidoreductase — protein sequence MSRRGVLVTGASRGIGRAVAQAFAARGDRIAVHFASSRPSAEETLRSLPGTGHVLVDGDLGCPEVARAVVTAAVAGLGGVDVLVNNAAVAPGPDNVHRIGEVSYADWQQIWRRMIDVDLLGAANVTFGVVGHLIERGAPGSIVNVGSRGAFRGEPDYPAYGAAKAALHAFGQSMAVALAPHRIAVTSVAPGFVGTERQRPRLEGPESAALAAQSPFGRVGTPEDVAAAVLYLSSPEAAWSSGAVLDLNGASHLR from the coding sequence ATGAGCCGAAGGGGAGTACTCGTCACCGGGGCTTCGCGCGGCATCGGCCGGGCGGTCGCGCAGGCTTTCGCCGCTCGTGGCGATCGGATCGCGGTGCACTTCGCCTCCTCCCGGCCTTCGGCCGAGGAGACGCTGCGTTCCCTGCCCGGTACGGGTCACGTCCTGGTGGACGGCGACCTGGGGTGTCCCGAGGTCGCCCGTGCGGTGGTGACCGCTGCCGTGGCCGGCCTCGGCGGCGTCGATGTGCTGGTCAACAATGCCGCCGTGGCTCCGGGCCCGGACAACGTTCACCGGATCGGCGAGGTCTCCTATGCCGACTGGCAGCAGATCTGGCGGCGCATGATCGACGTGGACCTGCTGGGCGCCGCCAACGTCACGTTCGGCGTCGTCGGCCATCTGATCGAACGGGGGGCACCCGGGAGCATCGTCAACGTGGGGTCACGCGGAGCCTTCCGCGGTGAGCCCGACTATCCCGCGTACGGGGCGGCGAAGGCAGCCTTGCACGCCTTCGGGCAATCGATGGCCGTCGCACTGGCACCCCACCGCATCGCCGTCACCTCCGTCGCCCCGGGGTTCGTGGGCACCGAGCGCCAGCGGCCCAGGCTCGAGGGCCCCGAGAGCGCCGCCCTCGCCGCGCAGAGCCCCTTCGGACGCGTCGGCACCCCCGAGGACGTCGCGGCGGCTGTGCTGTACCTGAGCTCCCCTGAGGCGGCCTGGTCCTCGGGAGCGGTCCTTGACCTCAACGGAGCGTCCCACCTGCGATGA
- a CDS encoding TspO/MBR family protein — protein sequence MSKEADGGPRSLSADPRCTGTPRATGGSRISMRPIGKRRSPEQAPGPWTRYGAGSAAITATAVAGARAVDADSAWYRSLHKPLWQPPSWAFGVVWTPLYATVAYAAGHALGTLPDRRRRARLATSLAVNLALNAGWNWLFFGLRSPRAGLAGTLLLDLSNAQLIRHTARTDSTAARALLPYAAWCAFATALNASLVRRNARNAR from the coding sequence ATGTCCAAGGAGGCGGACGGGGGCCCGCGATCGCTGTCCGCTGATCCGCGATGTACGGGTACGCCCCGCGCGACAGGGGGAAGCCGTATCAGCATGAGGCCGATCGGCAAACGCAGAAGCCCGGAACAGGCGCCGGGACCATGGACGCGCTATGGAGCCGGCAGCGCGGCGATCACCGCCACGGCCGTGGCGGGAGCGAGAGCGGTCGATGCGGACAGTGCCTGGTACAGGTCCCTGCACAAGCCTTTGTGGCAGCCGCCGTCATGGGCGTTCGGCGTCGTGTGGACGCCGCTGTACGCCACGGTCGCCTACGCCGCCGGCCACGCTCTCGGCACTCTCCCCGACCGGCGCCGGCGCGCACGCCTCGCTACCAGCCTGGCCGTGAACCTTGCCCTGAACGCGGGCTGGAACTGGCTTTTCTTCGGCCTACGCAGCCCCAGGGCCGGCCTGGCCGGCACGCTGCTGCTCGACCTCAGCAACGCGCAGCTCATCCGGCACACCGCCCGTACCGACTCGACCGCGGCACGTGCCCTCCTGCCGTACGCGGCGTGGTGCGCCTTCGCCACGGCACTGAACGCCTCACTCGTCCGGCGGAACGCCAGGAACGCGAGGTGA
- a CDS encoding ATP-binding protein, translating to MSEEVAVVDGGQPLQMTIELDGSGSCIAQARHLALSFLDRVRADHRLDISQRAVDLSQLVISELVTNAGKYAPGPALMDLRVESGMVEIVVWDSNPVLPEATAADADRIGQHGLEIVKAVTHSLESHRTPVGKRITARLPLTDDHDITSAAVRLAPSPIPVRGRECPRRRTGARDRCPLIRDVRVRPARQGEAVSA from the coding sequence ATGAGTGAGGAGGTGGCGGTGGTCGACGGCGGGCAGCCCCTCCAGATGACGATCGAACTGGACGGGAGCGGCAGTTGCATCGCTCAGGCGCGGCACCTGGCCCTCTCCTTCCTCGACCGGGTCCGCGCCGACCATCGGCTGGACATCTCCCAGCGCGCCGTGGACCTGAGCCAGTTGGTGATCAGTGAGCTGGTCACTAACGCCGGCAAGTACGCACCGGGCCCGGCGCTGATGGACCTGCGGGTCGAAAGCGGCATGGTCGAGATCGTGGTGTGGGACTCCAATCCGGTGCTCCCGGAGGCCACGGCAGCCGACGCGGACCGGATCGGGCAGCACGGCCTGGAGATCGTCAAGGCCGTCACCCACAGCCTCGAATCCCACCGCACCCCGGTCGGCAAACGCATCACCGCCCGCCTCCCCCTCACCGACGATCACGACATCACAAGCGCCGCGGTGCGGCTGGCACCTTCCCCGATCCCCGTGCGCGGGCGCGAATGTCCAAGGAGGCGGACGGGGGCCCGCGATCGCTGTCCGCTGATCCGCGATGTACGGGTACGCCCCGCGCGACAGGGGGAAGCCGTATCAGCATGA
- a CDS encoding sensor histidine kinase, with product MTAEHVPVVPGTHSLANWTTRRWLRVGVSASLTLLALLSALGIWAMGWATSISNDLVNTRSPALTNSVRLETALVNQETGVRGYGLTGERQFLEPYRQGLADEKTAVARLHRLLSGDARGQADLRVVLGRARTWQQLIATPVSGAPAGAPVPIATDRAAEGKAAFDHLRQAMTAQQSRLLDARTSAVSDLDRAQTLCDWVFAAVALVIVLLAVAVFEGLRRGISEPLTRLSNDAGRVTRGDFTHRITASGPADLRKLSADIDAMRSRLADELATSEHTRQLLDEQAADLKRSNEELEQFAYIASHDLQEPLRKVSSFTQLLQRRYSGQLDERADQYIGYAVDGANRMQVLISDLLSFSRIGRVLDNRDTVDLDTLLDNTLDTLSIAIEEAGARITRDDLPAVAGDSTQLGMLWQNLISNAVKFRAPDRTPEIHVSAAEEDGVWRFSVTDNGIGIDPDYADRVFVIFQRLHTKDRYPGSGIGLAMCKKVVEHHGGTIAVAPLSTPGTRITFTLPSTPPPAQHLPVT from the coding sequence ATGACCGCAGAGCACGTCCCAGTCGTTCCGGGAACCCACTCCCTGGCGAACTGGACGACACGACGCTGGCTGCGCGTCGGCGTCAGCGCATCGCTCACCCTGCTGGCACTTCTCAGCGCCCTGGGTATCTGGGCGATGGGCTGGGCCACGTCGATCAGCAACGACCTCGTCAACACCCGCTCGCCCGCGCTGACCAACTCCGTGCGCCTGGAGACGGCGCTGGTCAACCAGGAGACCGGTGTCCGCGGCTACGGCCTGACCGGCGAGCGGCAGTTCCTCGAGCCCTACCGGCAGGGCCTGGCCGACGAGAAGACGGCCGTCGCCAGGCTCCACCGGCTGCTGTCCGGCGACGCGCGTGGCCAGGCTGACCTGCGCGTCGTCCTCGGCCGCGCGCGCACCTGGCAGCAGCTCATCGCCACCCCCGTCTCCGGCGCCCCGGCCGGTGCCCCCGTACCCATCGCCACCGACCGGGCCGCAGAGGGCAAAGCCGCCTTCGACCACCTCCGGCAGGCGATGACAGCCCAGCAGAGCCGGCTCCTGGACGCCCGTACGAGCGCGGTCAGCGACCTCGACCGCGCCCAGACGCTGTGCGACTGGGTCTTCGCGGCGGTGGCGCTGGTCATCGTCCTGCTGGCCGTCGCGGTCTTCGAGGGACTGCGCCGCGGTATCAGCGAGCCGCTGACCCGGCTCAGCAACGACGCCGGGCGGGTCACCCGCGGCGACTTCACCCACCGCATCACCGCCTCCGGCCCGGCCGACCTGCGCAAACTGAGCGCCGACATCGACGCCATGCGCAGCCGGCTCGCCGACGAGCTCGCCACCAGCGAGCACACCCGACAGCTCCTCGACGAACAGGCCGCCGACCTCAAACGCTCCAACGAGGAACTCGAGCAGTTCGCCTACATCGCCTCCCACGACCTGCAGGAACCCCTGCGCAAGGTCTCCAGCTTCACCCAGCTCCTCCAACGGCGCTACAGCGGCCAGCTCGACGAACGCGCCGACCAGTACATCGGCTACGCCGTCGACGGCGCGAACCGCATGCAGGTCCTGATCAGTGATCTGCTCTCCTTCTCCCGGATCGGCCGTGTCCTCGACAACCGCGACACCGTCGACCTCGACACGCTCCTCGACAACACGCTCGACACCCTCAGCATCGCCATCGAGGAAGCCGGTGCCCGCATCACCCGGGACGACCTCCCCGCCGTCGCGGGCGACTCCACCCAGCTCGGCATGCTGTGGCAGAACCTCATCTCCAACGCCGTGAAATTCCGCGCCCCCGACCGCACTCCGGAGATCCATGTTTCGGCAGCCGAGGAAGACGGTGTCTGGCGGTTCTCCGTCACCGACAACGGGATCGGCATCGACCCCGACTACGCGGACCGCGTCTTCGTCATCTTCCAGCGCCTGCACACCAAGGACCGCTACCCCGGCAGTGGCATCGGACTGGCCATGTGCAAGAAAGTCGTCGAACACCATGGCGGCACCATCGCCGTGGCGCCTCTCTCCACTCCTGGAACCCGTATCACCTTCACCCTGCCGAGCACCCCACCGCCCGCGCAGCACCTTCCAGTGACGTGA
- a CDS encoding response regulator, whose protein sequence is MIIAPARPYDVLLIEDDEADALLIEDALLARGARNLVQVHEGVAGLAYLRDPSRSRPDLIVLDLNMPRMNGRELLAVIKEDRDTIPVVVLTTSSAPDDVAGAYQHYANAYVTKPVNLDDFERAVQSIDAFYLETVTRLPR, encoded by the coding sequence ATGATCATCGCCCCTGCCCGTCCCTACGACGTGCTCCTCATCGAGGACGACGAAGCCGACGCTCTCCTCATCGAGGACGCGCTCCTGGCCCGCGGGGCCCGCAATCTCGTCCAGGTCCACGAGGGCGTGGCCGGTCTCGCCTATCTCCGGGACCCGTCCCGTTCCCGTCCTGACCTGATCGTCCTGGACCTCAACATGCCCCGCATGAACGGGCGCGAGCTGCTCGCGGTCATCAAGGAGGACAGGGACACCATCCCGGTCGTCGTCCTGACCACCTCCTCGGCCCCGGACGACGTCGCCGGCGCCTACCAGCACTACGCCAACGCCTACGTCACCAAGCCGGTCAACCTCGACGACTTCGAACGCGCCGTCCAGAGCATCGACGCCTTCTACCTGGAAACCGTCACCCGCCTCCCGCGCTGA
- a CDS encoding NADPH-dependent FMN reductase: MGHTQNPSTRTAPQAADRIAVVIGSTRPNRICPGIAEWIRTALQQDSPLTYELLDLADVNLPLLDEPLKAALQQYQHEHTRQWSRTVSSYGGFVFVFPQYNWGYPAVLKNALDFLYREWHEKPAAAAGYGTRGGNKGVAQLLSVLRGLHMRVLDDHLELVITDADVDENWQLKDIEATLHTYRDQIEAIDRQMVEALKGDHSSQNLSSPLEHPGHLTLPGR; this comes from the coding sequence ATGGGCCACACCCAGAACCCGAGCACCCGGACAGCACCGCAGGCCGCTGACCGGATCGCTGTCGTGATCGGCAGCACTCGCCCGAACCGGATCTGCCCCGGCATCGCCGAGTGGATCCGCACCGCCCTCCAGCAGGACAGCCCCCTGACCTACGAGCTGCTCGACCTCGCCGACGTCAACCTGCCCCTGCTCGACGAGCCACTGAAAGCCGCACTCCAGCAGTACCAGCACGAGCACACCCGCCAGTGGAGCCGCACCGTCAGCTCCTACGGCGGCTTCGTGTTCGTCTTCCCGCAGTACAACTGGGGCTACCCCGCCGTCCTGAAGAACGCCTTGGACTTCCTCTACCGGGAGTGGCACGAGAAGCCGGCCGCCGCCGCCGGCTACGGCACCCGCGGCGGGAACAAGGGCGTCGCCCAGCTCCTGTCCGTCTTGCGGGGCCTGCACATGCGCGTCCTGGACGACCATCTGGAACTCGTGATCACCGACGCCGACGTGGACGAGAACTGGCAGCTCAAGGACATCGAAGCCACGCTCCACACCTACCGTGACCAGATCGAAGCCATCGACAGACAGATGGTCGAAGCCCTCAAGGGCGACCACTCGTCCCAGAACTTGTCGTCGCCGCTCGAACACCCTGGTCACCTGACCCTGCCGGGGAGGTAG
- a CDS encoding MarR family transcriptional regulator — protein sequence MTAATPRPGSKAARRTPDLGITDGLVQLSFLVQTVLDRAAGAYDLPVLQARLVGVLRDREPSMAQLADVLDLDKSSTTGLVTRAERRGLVERAPVPEDRRAVRVKLTEQGRRLAEAFAAEVEQRLEQAVSGLSETNRKRLSQLASQVVHRDAAAHGIDLTPATRA from the coding sequence ATGACAGCCGCCACTCCTCGACCCGGGTCCAAGGCCGCCCGGCGCACGCCCGATCTCGGTATCACGGACGGACTCGTCCAGCTGTCCTTCCTCGTGCAGACCGTGCTTGATCGCGCTGCCGGCGCCTACGACCTGCCGGTCCTGCAAGCCCGTCTGGTGGGCGTCCTGCGCGACCGGGAGCCGAGCATGGCCCAGCTGGCGGACGTGCTCGACCTGGACAAGTCCAGCACGACGGGCCTGGTCACCCGGGCCGAGCGCCGCGGCCTCGTAGAACGCGCGCCGGTTCCTGAGGACCGGCGGGCGGTGCGCGTCAAGCTGACCGAGCAGGGCCGCCGGCTCGCCGAGGCGTTCGCCGCGGAAGTCGAGCAGCGACTGGAACAGGCCGTCAGCGGCCTGAGCGAGACCAACCGCAAGCGCCTGTCCCAGCTGGCCAGCCAAGTCGTCCATCGCGACGCCGCCGCCCACGGCATCGACCTGACCCCCGCCACCCGGGCCTGA
- a CDS encoding helix-turn-helix domain-containing protein codes for MREYSGSAFLADCPARLAVEIIADKWAVAVLFALSREPCRHGELVGLIGGVSRKVLTQTLRRLQGYGLVERRAEAGKVEYVLTALGRTLVKPIAVLTEWAHEHGAAVTAFHDSATD; via the coding sequence ATGCGTGAGTACTCCGGCAGCGCCTTCCTCGCCGACTGTCCGGCTCGGCTGGCGGTCGAGATCATCGCCGACAAGTGGGCGGTGGCCGTGCTGTTCGCGTTGAGCCGGGAACCCTGCAGGCACGGCGAGTTGGTCGGCTTGATCGGCGGGGTCTCGCGGAAGGTGCTGACCCAGACGCTGCGCCGGCTGCAGGGATACGGGCTGGTCGAGCGCCGGGCCGAGGCCGGGAAGGTCGAGTATGTGCTGACAGCGTTGGGCCGGACGCTGGTAAAGCCGATCGCCGTGCTGACGGAGTGGGCTCACGAACACGGCGCGGCCGTGACGGCGTTCCATGACTCCGCGACGGACTGA
- a CDS encoding polysaccharide deacetylase family protein, giving the protein MRTENEWPGGRKIVALVTIALETWSPGHWPAYAPMATAWPLPGVDDTHSTSWADYGVTTGIWRLLDLLDDLPATVGVSGLVAERYPETVRAVHEAGHEIAAHSWAQDVVPALLDADTERAGIRRCTDVLRRATGVRPTGWMSPRATGSRHTDDLLAEAGYRWTGDHGDHDLPQVLSTAHGPLASLMHSEHSDVRDAAAGPYAYRDLHRELLDQLLAAPGPGVFRLTVHAHVGGRPPLAGMVGQILDHIRSSGEVWVATHAQVAEHVLAHLGGTS; this is encoded by the coding sequence ATGAGGACAGAGAACGAATGGCCGGGCGGGCGGAAGATCGTCGCGCTGGTGACCATCGCGCTGGAGACGTGGTCACCCGGACACTGGCCCGCCTACGCGCCGATGGCCACGGCGTGGCCGCTGCCCGGCGTCGACGACACGCACAGCACCTCCTGGGCGGACTATGGCGTCACCACGGGTATCTGGCGGTTGCTCGACCTCCTCGACGACCTGCCGGCCACCGTCGGCGTCAGCGGACTCGTGGCCGAGCGGTACCCCGAAACCGTACGGGCCGTGCACGAGGCGGGTCACGAGATCGCCGCACACTCCTGGGCCCAGGACGTGGTGCCCGCGCTGCTCGACGCGGATACCGAGCGGGCCGGCATCCGCCGCTGTACCGACGTCCTCCGCCGAGCCACCGGCGTTCGCCCGACAGGGTGGATGAGTCCGCGCGCCACCGGTTCGAGGCACACCGACGACCTGCTCGCCGAGGCCGGCTATCGCTGGACCGGCGACCATGGCGACCACGACCTCCCGCAGGTCCTGTCCACCGCTCATGGCCCGCTCGCCTCCCTCATGCACAGCGAACACTCCGATGTCCGCGACGCTGCGGCCGGCCCATACGCCTACCGTGACCTGCATCGAGAACTGCTGGACCAGTTGCTCGCCGCGCCCGGCCCGGGCGTCTTCCGCCTGACCGTCCACGCTCACGTCGGCGGCCGGCCGCCCCTCGCGGGTATGGTCGGCCAGATCCTCGACCACATCCGTTCGTCCGGCGAGGTCTGGGTCGCCACCCACGCCCAGGTGGCCGAACACGTCCTGGCGCACCTGGGAGGAACGTCATGA
- a CDS encoding NmrA family NAD(P)-binding protein: MTHVLVFGGTGAMGRHVVRRLLAATGATVTVPTRHPGSARATELAATAPDRVRLVPSDSAEPEVLMRGVDRVFANTDFFATGSAVGEYRQGLHLLAAAERAGVERFIWSSLDSAVSLTGRPVPHFDSKAAVAAHIELMRSEEMLRKDTDGWYTGHVSVLTTAPYFENLRDRLTPRPDGRNGLTFRLPLGAARYPLIALADIAWFACHMFDNWQSWGARDLAVIGDSLTGDEIAATFARVTGTPSVYATMSHDELRAAIPDFGHDYAAMFQFFADRDLYARDRDIDLLRRLHPDLMTFEDWLYRTGWTGSPHAPTEISSRGAPDRRPASGSPATPGAPTSGAGRAIADPSPTSSPGARQPASPSACCAASVTSTPSPSPTASPATKPGWGSGGT; the protein is encoded by the coding sequence ATGACCCACGTGCTCGTCTTCGGCGGCACCGGAGCCATGGGCCGCCACGTGGTCCGACGCCTGCTGGCCGCCACGGGCGCCACCGTCACCGTCCCCACCCGCCACCCGGGGTCCGCCCGCGCCACCGAACTCGCCGCCACCGCGCCCGACCGCGTGCGATTGGTCCCCTCCGACTCGGCCGAACCGGAGGTCCTGATGAGGGGGGTCGACCGCGTGTTCGCCAACACCGACTTCTTCGCCACGGGCAGCGCGGTGGGCGAGTACCGGCAGGGGCTGCACTTGCTGGCCGCCGCGGAACGGGCCGGCGTGGAGCGGTTCATCTGGTCCTCGTTGGACAGCGCGGTGTCCCTGACCGGCCGCCCCGTCCCGCACTTCGACAGCAAAGCCGCCGTCGCCGCTCACATCGAGCTGATGCGGTCGGAGGAGATGCTCCGAAAGGACACCGACGGCTGGTACACGGGCCATGTCTCGGTTCTGACCACCGCGCCGTACTTCGAGAACCTGCGGGACCGGCTCACCCCTCGCCCGGACGGCCGGAACGGGCTGACCTTCAGGCTCCCGCTCGGCGCCGCCCGCTATCCGCTCATCGCCCTCGCCGACATCGCCTGGTTCGCCTGCCACATGTTCGACAACTGGCAGTCCTGGGGCGCCCGCGACCTCGCGGTGATCGGCGACAGCCTCACCGGTGACGAGATCGCGGCCACCTTCGCCAGGGTCACGGGCACGCCCAGCGTCTACGCGACGATGTCCCATGACGAACTGCGCGCCGCGATCCCCGACTTCGGCCACGACTACGCGGCGATGTTCCAGTTCTTCGCCGACCGTGATCTCTACGCCCGAGACCGTGACATCGACCTCCTGCGCCGTCTGCACCCCGACCTGATGACCTTCGAGGACTGGCTGTACCGCACCGGCTGGACCGGTTCACCGCACGCACCGACCGAGATATCGAGCCGCGGCGCCCCGGACCGCCGACCGGCATCCGGCTCGCCGGCCACACCTGGAGCGCCCACGAGCGGCGCCGGGAGGGCGATCGCCGACCCCTCGCCTACGAGTTCACCGGGCGCGAGGCAGCCGGCCTCCCCATCGGCCTGCTGCGCCGCCTCGGTCACCTCCACACCGTCGCCGTCCCCCACGGCGTCACCGGCCACGAAGCCCGGCTGGGGGAGTGGTGGAACCTGA
- a CDS encoding M4 family metallopeptidase, translating to MSHNSSTYGGGSSTGIGQAKALDIFSHALPRYMYALTCYMASTTSFHGARIGTLNAARDLDGASGTECRARYRTWAVVNVTAGNG from the coding sequence GTGTCGCACAACTCGTCCACCTACGGCGGCGGTTCCAGCACTGGAATCGGCCAGGCCAAGGCGCTGGACATCTTTTCCCACGCCCTGCCCCGTTACATGTATGCCCTGACCTGCTACATGGCCTCCACGACCAGTTTCCACGGTGCCCGCATCGGTACGCTGAACGCCGCCAGGGACCTTGACGGCGCGAGCGGCACCGAGTGCCGGGCCCGGTACCGGACCTGGGCGGTGGTCAACGTGACTGCGGGCAACGGCTGA
- a CDS encoding dihydrofolate reductase family protein has translation MLTHYAHEPIEMAGGTTFHFVTEGFDAAYAQALEAADGRGVDIAGGASTVRQALDAGVIDELTLDIAPVLLGSGERLFDGVETFDFEPVEVLSSPLTTHIRYRRRDAG, from the coding sequence GTGCTCACCCACTACGCCCACGAACCGATCGAGATGGCGGGAGGGACCACTTTCCACTTCGTCACCGAAGGCTTCGACGCCGCTTACGCGCAGGCGCTCGAGGCCGCCGACGGCAGGGGTGTGGACATCGCCGGCGGTGCTTCGACGGTTCGACAGGCACTCGACGCCGGCGTGATCGATGAGCTCACCCTCGACATCGCACCCGTCCTACTCGGCAGCGGCGAGCGCCTGTTCGACGGCGTCGAGACCTTCGACTTCGAGCCCGTCGAGGTGCTCAGCTCTCCGCTGACCACTCATATCCGCTACCGCAGACGAGACGCCGGATGA
- a CDS encoding rubredoxin — translation MNNTPGTRTWMCLLCGWVYYETLGLPDEGIPPGTPWENIPPTWQCPTCGATKEDFTMEQL, via the coding sequence ATGAACAACACCCCCGGCACACGCACCTGGATGTGCCTCCTCTGCGGCTGGGTCTACTACGAAACCCTCGGCCTCCCCGACGAAGGCATCCCCCCCGGCACCCCCTGGGAAAACATCCCCCCCACCTGGCAATGCCCCACCTGCGGCGCCACCAAAGAAGACTTCACCATGGAACAACTCTGA
- a CDS encoding alpha/beta fold hydrolase has product MTSRWIRRHAHRTATALTPRLAARWATDVFSSTRTYGLHPDDVLPLGAVPFTVHGDDHVTDGFLWNENATQGSALLVHGWAANSSSMHSLVPPLRAHGLRVAAFDGPAHGARPGNQATMTQYTHAVGAVLDTLGDVRVIVAHSLGAIAAIGALATHTGHPPQCAVLIAPCATLGHVLERWDGAGLHLTPTLIHQIRQELHHRNGVPVTHWDLVGLGAPLDLPTLVLHDPGDPLVPYTDAQAVTTGLKNARLTATNGGHMSILTSPTTTTHLTHFTTQHLTPPTTHPHPHTHTHTNPHPQTHTNTHTHTHTHTHTHARHKGTP; this is encoded by the coding sequence GTGACCAGCCGGTGGATACGCCGCCACGCCCACCGCACAGCGACCGCGCTGACACCCCGCCTGGCGGCACGCTGGGCCACCGACGTGTTCTCCAGCACCCGCACCTACGGACTGCACCCCGACGACGTCCTGCCCCTGGGCGCGGTCCCCTTCACCGTCCACGGCGACGACCACGTCACCGACGGGTTCCTGTGGAACGAGAACGCCACCCAGGGCAGCGCGCTCCTCGTCCACGGATGGGCCGCCAACAGCAGCAGCATGCACTCCCTCGTCCCCCCACTACGCGCCCACGGACTACGCGTCGCCGCGTTCGACGGACCCGCCCACGGCGCACGCCCCGGCAACCAGGCCACCATGACCCAGTACACCCACGCCGTCGGCGCCGTCCTCGACACCCTCGGCGACGTACGCGTGATAGTCGCCCACTCCCTCGGCGCCATCGCCGCGATCGGCGCCCTCGCCACACACACCGGCCACCCACCCCAATGCGCGGTACTGATCGCCCCATGCGCCACCCTCGGCCACGTCCTCGAACGCTGGGACGGCGCCGGACTCCACCTCACCCCCACCCTCATCCACCAGATCCGCCAGGAACTCCACCACCGCAACGGCGTCCCCGTCACCCACTGGGACCTCGTAGGACTCGGCGCCCCACTCGACCTCCCCACCCTCGTCCTCCACGACCCGGGCGACCCCCTCGTCCCCTACACCGACGCCCAAGCAGTGACAACCGGCCTGAAAAACGCCCGCCTCACCGCCACCAACGGCGGCCACATGAGCATCCTCACCTCCCCCACCACCACCACCCACCTCACCCACTTCACCACCCAACACCTCACCCCACCCACCACCCACCCACACCCCCACACACACACCCACACCAACCCACACCCGCAGACGCACACCAACACCCACACCCACACCCACACCCACACCCACACGCACGCGCGCCACAAAGGAACACCATGA